The proteins below are encoded in one region of Sphingomonas sp.:
- a CDS encoding patatin-like phospholipase family protein, translating into MANAKSRRSAPGLPLPDTVALVLQGGGALGSFQAGVIEALGESRIGVDWVAGISIGAINAALFAGNPPERRMEAIRGFWDTAASALPSFPILPLDPLREALHEWSAAAVMAVGVPGFFSPRLLPPTLAVPGTPEALSFYDSAPLRATLDKLIDWDLLNTGPVRLSVGAVDIASGNFRYFDTADARLDARHIMASGALPPGLPPVEIDGRLYWDGGLVSNTPLTHILDRQQGDTLVFQVDLFSAEAALPRTITDVAAREKEIRFSSRTRAVSDERLKLRQERQMVCKLLDRLPPELAEDPEVRALRQRVSEYPVSLVQLIYRANAWEGGSRDFEFSQRSMREHWQAGREAVAETMASSELVARNILDGKTAAFDLTHR; encoded by the coding sequence ATGGCCAATGCCAAGTCTCGCCGCAGCGCTCCGGGCCTGCCGCTCCCCGATACGGTGGCGCTCGTGCTGCAGGGCGGCGGCGCGCTGGGCAGCTTTCAGGCCGGTGTGATCGAGGCGCTCGGCGAGTCCCGGATCGGCGTCGATTGGGTCGCCGGCATCTCGATCGGCGCGATCAACGCCGCCCTGTTCGCCGGCAACCCGCCCGAACGCCGCATGGAAGCGATCCGCGGCTTCTGGGACACCGCGGCCAGCGCCCTGCCGAGCTTCCCGATCCTGCCGCTCGATCCGCTGCGCGAAGCGCTCCACGAATGGTCGGCGGCGGCGGTGATGGCGGTCGGCGTGCCCGGCTTCTTCAGCCCGCGCCTGCTGCCGCCGACGCTCGCCGTCCCCGGCACGCCAGAGGCGCTGAGCTTCTACGACAGCGCCCCTTTGCGCGCGACGCTCGACAAACTGATCGACTGGGATCTGCTCAACACCGGTCCGGTCCGGCTTTCGGTGGGCGCCGTCGATATCGCCAGCGGCAATTTCCGCTATTTCGACACCGCCGATGCGCGGCTCGACGCCCGCCACATCATGGCCTCGGGCGCGCTCCCGCCGGGCTTGCCTCCGGTCGAGATCGACGGACGCCTCTATTGGGACGGCGGCCTGGTCTCGAACACCCCGCTGACCCATATCCTCGACCGCCAGCAGGGCGATACGCTGGTCTTCCAGGTCGATCTCTTCTCCGCCGAGGCCGCGCTGCCGCGCACGATCACCGATGTCGCCGCGCGCGAGAAGGAGATCCGCTTCTCCAGCCGCACCCGCGCGGTTTCCGACGAGCGCCTCAAGCTCCGCCAGGAACGGCAGATGGTCTGCAAATTGCTCGACCGGCTGCCGCCCGAACTGGCCGAGGATCCCGAGGTCCGGGCGCTGCGCCAGCGCGTCTCCGAATATCCGGTCAGCCTCGTCCAGCTGATCTACCGCGCCAATGCCTGGGAAGGCGGCAGCCGCGATTTCGAATTCTCGCAACGCTCGATGCGGGAGCATTGGCAGGCCGGCCGCGAGGCGGTCGCCGAGACCATGGCCAGTTCCGAGCTCGTCGCGCGGAACATCCTTGACGGCAAGACCGCCGCCTTCGACCTCACCCATCGTTAG
- a CDS encoding amidohydrolase: MLRTFLLATAILAAPAAADPVHDATQKALPGLMAHYRDFHTNPELSLHETATAAKLAKAARDAGYEVTEQVGGTGVVAILRNGAGPVLMIRADMDGLPVVEQTGLPFASKVRATTDEGLETGVMHACGHDTHMASWIGTLQNMAAMKSQWKGTLIMIAQPAEERGMGAKMMLDDGLFTRFPKPQFALAFHDSAAQPAGQIGVTPGYALANVDSVDLHVRGVGGHGAYPQTTKDPIVLAARIVGALQTLVSREIDPQDAAVVTVGSIQGGSKHNIIGSEVTMLLTVRSFSPEMRKFLLDGIARIARGEAIAAGMPEDRMPVMTVKDEFTPSTFNTPPLAGRMQALWSNRFGKDRVVATPAVMGGEDFGRYYLADNSIQSLIFWVGGVPQDKWDAAKTSGATLPSLHSAYWAPDAEKVIATATEAMTAGALDILKK, encoded by the coding sequence ATGCTGCGCACGTTCCTTCTCGCCACCGCGATCCTCGCCGCGCCCGCCGCCGCCGATCCGGTCCACGACGCCACCCAAAAGGCGCTGCCCGGCCTGATGGCGCATTATCGCGACTTCCACACCAATCCCGAGCTCAGCCTCCACGAAACCGCGACCGCCGCCAAGCTCGCCAAGGCCGCGCGCGATGCCGGTTATGAAGTCACCGAACAGGTCGGCGGCACCGGCGTGGTCGCGATCCTGCGCAATGGCGCCGGCCCGGTGCTGATGATCCGCGCCGACATGGATGGGCTGCCGGTGGTCGAGCAGACCGGCCTTCCCTTCGCCTCCAAGGTCCGCGCCACCACCGACGAGGGCCTCGAGACCGGCGTCATGCACGCCTGCGGCCATGACACCCATATGGCGAGCTGGATCGGCACGCTGCAGAACATGGCGGCGATGAAGAGCCAGTGGAAAGGCACGCTGATCATGATCGCCCAGCCCGCCGAGGAGCGCGGCATGGGCGCCAAGATGATGCTCGATGACGGGCTGTTCACGCGCTTCCCCAAGCCGCAATTCGCCCTCGCCTTCCACGACAGCGCCGCGCAGCCCGCCGGCCAGATCGGCGTCACCCCCGGCTATGCCCTCGCCAATGTCGACAGCGTCGACTTGCACGTGCGCGGCGTCGGCGGCCATGGCGCCTATCCGCAGACCACGAAGGACCCGATAGTCCTCGCCGCCCGCATCGTCGGCGCGCTGCAGACCCTGGTCAGCCGCGAGATCGATCCGCAGGACGCCGCCGTCGTCACGGTCGGCAGCATCCAGGGCGGCTCGAAGCACAACATCATCGGCAGCGAAGTGACGATGCTGCTCACCGTCCGCAGCTTCTCGCCCGAAATGCGCAAGTTCCTGCTCGACGGCATCGCCCGCATCGCGCGTGGCGAAGCCATCGCCGCCGGCATGCCGGAGGACCGCATGCCGGTGATGACGGTCAAGGACGAGTTCACGCCCTCGACCTTCAACACGCCCCCGCTCGCCGGCCGCATGCAGGCGCTGTGGAGCAACCGTTTCGGCAAGGACCGCGTCGTCGCCACCCCCGCGGTGATGGGCGGCGAGGATTTCGGCCGCTATTATCTGGCGGACAATTCGATCCAGAGTCTGATCTTCTGGGTTGGCGGCGTGCCGCAGGACAAATGGGACGCCGCCAAAACCAGCGGCGCCACCCTCCCCTCGCTCCACAGCGCCTATTGGGCGCCCGACGCCGAAAAGGTCATCGCGACCGCCACCGAGGCGATGACTGCGGGCGCGCTGGATATATTGAAGAAGTGA
- a CDS encoding DUF4893 domain-containing protein has protein sequence MKRLLAPAAILLSLAGCNVYREATAARPDLTQPWRAIATDADRDRLRNWRKVWTEALADARGHDAGAMAADPLLFDPDRALGGAVLPPGKYRCRTFKLGASGTAMREFTTYPAFDCEVSEGGKIDSLHKLNGVQRPVGMLFPETDARTIFLGTLILGDETSPLRYGLDARRDMIGYVERIGERRWRLVLPRPHFESVLDIIELVPIG, from the coding sequence ATGAAGCGCCTGCTTGCCCCCGCCGCGATCCTGCTCAGCCTGGCGGGCTGCAACGTCTATCGCGAGGCGACCGCCGCCCGGCCCGACCTCACCCAGCCGTGGCGCGCCATCGCCACCGACGCGGACCGCGATCGCCTGCGCAACTGGCGCAAGGTGTGGACCGAGGCGCTGGCCGATGCCAGGGGCCATGATGCCGGCGCGATGGCCGCCGATCCGCTGCTGTTCGATCCCGATCGCGCGCTGGGCGGCGCCGTGCTGCCGCCGGGCAAATATCGCTGCCGCACCTTCAAGCTCGGCGCTTCGGGCACGGCGATGCGGGAGTTCACCACCTATCCCGCCTTCGATTGCGAGGTGTCGGAGGGCGGCAAGATCGACAGCCTCCACAAGCTGAACGGCGTCCAGCGCCCGGTCGGCATGCTCTTTCCCGAAACCGACGCGCGCACGATCTTCCTCGGCACGCTGATCCTCGGCGACGAGACCTCGCCGCTGCGCTACGGCCTCGACGCCCGCCGCGACATGATCGGCTATGTCGAGCGTATCGGCGAGCGCCGCTGGCGCCTCGTGCTGCCCCGGCCGCATTTCGAGTCCGTACTCGATATCATCGAACTGGTGCCGATCGGCTGA
- a CDS encoding RNB domain-containing ribonuclease, whose product MKALTDRDNALTRGLAAIRAKFQVPEGFPPEVEAAAGQAAARAPTEHTDRTALPFVTLDPATSTDLDQAFHIERAGADILLRYAIADIAWFVEDGGVIDREAWNRGTTLYLPDGKAGLYPQSLSENAASLLPDGPRPAVIFTVRVAPDGEVRLDGAERAIIHSRAKLAYDSVTDADLPEGFADLARRMHIAEARRGAARVDPPEQQVERVEGDGYALTFRPYLASEENNAALSLACNLAIADALLAHHTGLFRVMAAPDDQAVNRLRHTARAFRLDWPHSMPLKEFERSLRAQVPAEAAFMLAIRRAGQGASYAPYAPSETPWHAAMAATYAHATAPLRRLADRYVVRAALALANGEPVPQAVTEAFAKLPPVMARADALAGKIDRAVIDLAEAVMLHGREGETFAAIVTDVTTQGFRVQLRDLPVVANLKGAAAAPGDRLTLRLAAADTLAGTIAFAAA is encoded by the coding sequence ATGAAGGCCCTCACCGACCGCGACAATGCCCTCACGCGTGGCCTCGCCGCGATCCGCGCCAAATTCCAGGTGCCCGAAGGCTTCCCGCCGGAGGTCGAAGCCGCCGCCGGGCAAGCCGCCGCCCGCGCCCCCACCGAACACACCGATCGCACCGCGCTACCCTTCGTCACCCTCGATCCCGCCACCTCGACCGATCTCGACCAGGCGTTTCACATCGAGCGCGCCGGCGCCGACATCCTGCTCCGCTATGCCATTGCCGATATCGCCTGGTTCGTCGAAGACGGCGGCGTGATCGATCGGGAAGCGTGGAACCGTGGCACCACGCTCTATCTCCCCGATGGCAAGGCCGGGCTCTACCCCCAGTCCCTCAGCGAAAACGCCGCCAGCCTGCTTCCCGATGGTCCGCGGCCGGCGGTGATCTTCACCGTCCGCGTCGCCCCCGACGGCGAAGTCCGCCTCGACGGCGCCGAGCGCGCGATCATCCACAGCCGCGCCAAGCTCGCCTATGACAGCGTCACCGATGCCGACCTTCCCGAAGGCTTCGCCGATCTCGCCAGACGCATGCACATCGCCGAAGCCCGCCGCGGCGCCGCCCGCGTCGATCCGCCCGAGCAGCAGGTCGAGCGCGTCGAAGGCGACGGCTACGCCCTCACGTTCCGCCCCTATCTCGCCTCGGAGGAGAACAACGCCGCGCTGTCGCTGGCCTGCAACCTCGCTATCGCCGATGCGCTGCTCGCGCACCATACCGGCCTGTTCCGCGTCATGGCCGCGCCCGATGATCAGGCGGTCAATCGCCTCCGCCATACCGCCCGCGCCTTCCGCCTCGACTGGCCGCATTCGATGCCGCTCAAGGAATTTGAGCGCAGCCTCCGCGCGCAGGTTCCCGCCGAGGCCGCGTTCATGCTCGCGATCCGCCGCGCCGGCCAGGGGGCGTCCTACGCGCCCTATGCGCCGAGCGAGACGCCATGGCACGCGGCGATGGCCGCGACCTATGCCCACGCCACCGCCCCCTTGCGCCGCCTCGCCGACCGCTATGTCGTCCGCGCCGCGCTCGCCCTCGCCAACGGCGAGCCGGTCCCGCAAGCCGTAACCGAAGCCTTCGCGAAGCTCCCGCCGGTGATGGCCCGCGCCGACGCGCTCGCCGGCAAGATCGACCGCGCCGTCATCGATCTCGCCGAGGCGGTGATGCTCCATGGCCGCGAAGGCGAGACTTTCGCCGCGATCGTCACCGACGTCACCACGCAAGGGTTCCGCGTCCAGCTCCGTGACCTGCCGGTGGTCGCCAATCTCAAGGGCGCCGCCGCCGCCCCGGGCGACAGGCTGACCCTGCGCCTCGCCGCCGCCGACACGCTCGCGGGCACGATCGCGTTCGCGGCGGCATAG
- a CDS encoding 3-hydroxybutyrate dehydrogenase: protein MFLKGKSAIVTGSTSGIGLAYAKALAAEGCAVMINGFGDADAIEKERAGLEAVSGKALYDGADMSKPDQIAAMVERANTEMGGADILISNAGIQHVAPVDEFPPEKWDAIIAINLTSTFHLMRTALPAMKAKKWGRIITTASAHSLVASPNKSAYVAAKHGIAGLTKTVALETATQGITVNCISPGYVWTPLVENQIPDTMKARGMTREQVMNDVLLAAQPTKQFVHPEQVAALAVFLCRDEAASITGANYSMDGGWTAA from the coding sequence ATGTTCCTCAAGGGCAAGTCCGCAATCGTCACCGGTTCCACCTCGGGAATCGGCCTCGCCTATGCCAAGGCGCTCGCCGCCGAGGGCTGCGCGGTCATGATCAACGGTTTTGGCGATGCCGACGCGATCGAGAAGGAGCGCGCCGGGCTCGAGGCGGTCAGCGGCAAGGCGCTCTATGACGGCGCCGACATGTCGAAGCCCGATCAGATCGCGGCGATGGTCGAGCGCGCCAACACGGAAATGGGCGGCGCCGACATCCTGATCTCGAACGCCGGCATCCAGCATGTCGCCCCGGTCGACGAATTCCCGCCCGAAAAATGGGACGCGATCATCGCCATCAACCTGACCTCGACCTTCCACCTGATGCGCACCGCGCTCCCGGCGATGAAGGCGAAGAAATGGGGCCGGATCATCACCACCGCCTCGGCGCACAGCCTCGTCGCCAGCCCCAACAAGTCCGCCTATGTCGCGGCCAAGCACGGCATTGCCGGCCTGACCAAGACGGTCGCGCTCGAAACCGCCACGCAGGGCATCACCGTCAACTGCATCTCGCCCGGCTATGTCTGGACGCCGCTCGTCGAGAACCAGATTCCGGACACGATGAAGGCGCGCGGCATGACCCGCGAGCAGGTCATGAACGACGTGCTGCTCGCCGCCCAGCCGACCAAGCAGTTCGTCCATCCGGAACAAGTCGCCGCGCTGGCGGTATTCCTGTGCCGGGACGAAGCCGCCTCGATCACCGGCGCGAACTATTCGATGGATGGCGGATGGACCGCGGCGTGA
- a CDS encoding DUF559 domain-containing protein — protein MHPVRRQISPHAARLRRESTDVERIVWSALRNRQLGNYKFRRQSTIGPFIADFACLEAMLIVELDGSQHSEAADASRTRFLEERGFSILRFWNTDIVENLNGVLLQIRAVANARVEQKQKTLTQPSPVKTGEG, from the coding sequence ATGCATCCGGTTCGCCGCCAGATCAGCCCACACGCCGCGCGCCTCCGTCGGGAATCGACGGATGTCGAGCGCATAGTCTGGTCTGCGCTCCGCAACCGTCAGCTCGGCAATTACAAATTCCGCCGACAGAGCACGATAGGCCCCTTCATCGCTGACTTTGCTTGCCTCGAAGCCATGCTGATCGTCGAACTCGACGGAAGCCAGCATTCCGAAGCGGCTGATGCCAGCCGCACGCGCTTCCTGGAAGAGCGGGGCTTCTCCATCCTCCGTTTCTGGAACACCGATATCGTCGAAAATCTCAACGGTGTGCTTTTGCAAATCCGGGCGGTTGCGAATGCGCGGGTCGAACAGAAGCAGAAGACCCTCACCCAACCCTCTCCCGTGAAGACGGGAGAGGGCTAA